The genomic window GTTGTCCCAAAACTTACAAAGATCgaaattgatttaaaatttttaatttttagaaataattttatggTACTTACACTCAAAATCATCATGTGATATTGTTAATAGGTGGTACATTATAAAACTACTGCGTGTGTGAAAAATGTACTGTCTCTAGTATGCCGTTCATAGCAGCATTATGATGGAGGACCAAGGAGATCCCGTTTCCGTTATTTTGTTAGTAATTAATTAGGTATAATTTGTTGTTGCCTAATGAAAGTGAATTGGGTCGCGCAAAATATCGGTGAAAATTGGGGCGTTTGGTTTTTGGTGGGAGGTACATTGGGTAATctgtataaaattataaatcaatAATCTGAATGTTCAGAAAATCTAATCCAATCTAAAAAGTATATATGTTTAACCATTTCTCATTATGTGAGTATCCAACCGAAAACCATATAGCAATAATATTAAtacagatattattattattatgaagaGAGATCAAGTGACATGATTACTAAGAAGACGTGTTATTCAAGAAGTTAAGAAGAAATTATGGAGTTGAAAGTTTGTAGTGCCTTCATTAAAGTGGAAAAAGTTTTGTtggtcacttttttttttttttgtagacaatttaattttcaaaattatgtctataTTCGAAGCATGGTCTCAATGCTCTCTTTTTTCGATCTTTGTTGTCACTGTAGCTTCTAATTAGTTAATCTTGCAgagttttctttttttaatttataatgaaCAAGTTATTTGGAACACTATGATTCATCTGTAAgatttgtttttatagcttgatATCTTttaatatacattgaaaattaatttgtgaGCAATCCTAATCAAAACATTATTTTGGAAATGACCAATAATAAAATCACATAGGAaaaaaatcacttaaattaaaaatttagctAATaagtttttaatattatttttttattttttaatatattttataaaataaaaataaaattattttttataacatttttttatttaaacatatttaaaaaaaatcaatcaatttttttcttttttttattattttttatctttttatttcttttcttccaaTCAAACATAACCTAATGCATGAAAAACTTTTTTTTGGAGTGAATGAAATAGTTGAACACTTTATTATTGCAACAGGTTGAAAAGGAAATCAATGTGATTGGAGTGCCACACCACAATATATATTAACTTGAGTGGCGGCCATCATCGCTAAGGCTTGCTGTTGGTCCTGACTTCAGTTTGGATCCAGATTATCATATGCTTCCATTGGCAGACTTGGATCTGCTTGCAGAACCCCTTCCGGAGTTTATAGATGCTATGGATTGGGCTCCAGAAATTGAAGTGTTTAGTAATGATGCAGATTCAGAATATAATGTCACTGAAGATTTCTCTTCTCGAGGCGAGCAAGAATGTTCAAGCTCCAATGGCTCTGGCGATACAGGGTGCAGCACGGACAACAGTGAAGGGTAGGATGCTCATATGGACTGTATCcgtaaatcaaaaagaaaaagacagaAGACTGAAATTGAGATTATGACTTCTTCTGGGAGACGTGTGAAAAGGAGGAACTTGGATGAGGTTGATGGCAATAATTTAACTGGTAGCCGAAGCAGAAAggaaaaaaatgacaaaaaaccACTTAAATAAAGATGTTAAAAacgtctttttttttaaatattttttaaaaattaaaatttaatatataaaataaattaatttgtattatttttattaaaattagattgGACAAATCAATTTAGCAAAAAAATACTTGTTCTCAATtccttttgaattttgaattttgaaatggagaGGGGAGAGAGCGGGAGAGTCTTCGAGGGTGGCACATAGCGAGGCAGCCGACCATGCAGGCGGGAGCAATAAGGGAGAGAGTGGAGGTGGCATGCATCAGGTGAAAAGGTGGGGATTAAAGGAGACAGTAACAAGATTCAAGGTCAGCGGATATCGTTCAGAGATAAAGTTGTGGGTGCCTCAACAAGGAGAACTTTGGAGGTTGCTGATTCTCTTGATGGGGATAAGATGGCTACAGTAGTTGGTAAGCAAGGCGATTCGGAGATACCAACTGTGACGTTCATTGAAGAAGCAAAAGAGATATTGGAAGAGCCCTACAAAGATGCCATCGTGATTAAAATTCTTGAAAAAAACTTTAGCTATACGGCGATCACGTACAGGCTTAAAGGAGTCTGGAGAACCAAAGGAGGATATGAGGTACTAGATGTCGGTTTTGGCTATTTCTTAGTCAAATTTGATCTCTTGGAGGATAGAGAAAAAGTTTTCCTTGGAGGACCGTGGATGATTACTGGTAGTTATGTTGCGGTTAAACCTTGGAGTTCTTCATTTAGACCTTGTGAAAACACTTTTGGGTCAACCATGGTTTGGATAAGAATCACAAGTTTAAACATTAACTATTATCAAGAGAGAGCCATGAAAATAATTGCGTCAGCTGTTGGCAAACCGATCCGCATCGACTTAGCCACCAAGTCTGCAGAGAGGAGAAAGTATGCAAGAGCATGTGTGCAAATTAACTTGGGACTTCCAGTCATAAAAAAAGATTCAAGTTGATGGTCATATGTATGACATAGAATATGAGCACTTgaatttaatttgtgaaaaatGTAGCTGCTTTGGGCATGTAACAAGAGAATGTGCGAAAGAGAATAACAATGGCATTGGGAAGGAAACCATGGTGCAGGAGAAAAATTTTCCATCACTGTTTCCGGTGGATAACAATGAGAAAACGGCAGAAGGTAGTCAAATCccagtaaaaaattaaaattcaactttTGAGTTTGGAATTAATGTCAAATCAATTCCAATTATGGAGAAGCATGGAGCAGCGGGTCTTGTGCATGATAATTTACAAGAATCACGCATGGATAGGGATACTCAAGCAAAAGAGGGTGAATGTGTTACAGTTAGTAGAAAAGGCAAGGAAAAAGTGGGTAAAGGCCCCAATGTGGTGCCAAAAAAAGCCAATGTAGCAATAAGCTCCAATTTAGTGAGTAAGAAATTTTCTTTTGGGTCTAACAACATGCATGCTGGATCCTCATCAAATGCAAAGGTGAAGTCTTTATCAAATGCAAAGGTGGAGCTTAAGGAAAAGAAAGATCCTCCATCTACGCTTGGCTCTTTGGGAACAACTCAAGTGGCTTTCAAGGATCAGAGTACTCATTTTTTTAAAGCAGGGCACAAAAGACAGCGTCCTATTTCGCTTCAAAACTCACCTACTGAAGCATTGTCAACGGATTCTCGAGTACAAAAAGAGCTTGATAAAGCTAGTGCAACAACAAACTTGGAGAACCAACCTCAACAGAAGAATGATGGTTCTGCGGCGCAAGTCCACCAAAAGACAATTGGAGACAGGGGTCCATCAACGTGAGGTAGAATGATTATAAATtccaattatttaatttatttttatggattgtgaccatttaaatattattaattggAATGTAAGGGGGCGTCAAATAAGATGTCTCGGGTGCACTGTAAGGAGTTAGTACGAAAATTTCAaccaactttttttattttggtggaaAATCATATTGGGTTTGAAACTATGAAAGAATTTTGGGGGAGATTAGGCTATTATCCTGTAGGgattgtagatgctgttggacatAAGGGAGGAATTTGGTTCCTCTctgctaatttaaaattttcttgtaAAATTCTTTGGGCTATGAATCAATGTGTAACTTTGGAAATTGATGGTGGTGGGCGAAGATGGATTTGCAGTGCGATTTATGGTAGCCCTCAAGCCACTAATAGAGTAGAATTATGGAGTCATCTGCTTGATATTGGTTTGTGCATTCAGGACCCATGGATGGTGGTTGGggattttaatgatattttgagTATTCATGAGGTGAAGGGGGGTAATTACTATCTTGGGGGTTCAAGAAGCTTCGTTGGAATTCAACTCTACGGTCTTtggcaatatttttattaaaaagaggGAATTGGAGGCTTATTTGAATTGTATTCAACGAAAAATGGAAGCTGACGATGATCCGATTTTGAAGCATAAAAAGGAAGAATTGAGAGTTGAGTATAATCTAGTTTTGGCCCAGGAAGAATTGCTTTGGTACCAGAAGTCAAGAGATCAATGGGTTCGGTATGGTGATAGAAATACTAGCTTTTTCCATATGCAAACCATCATTAGAAGAAAATCTAACAAGGTTCATGGATTGCTGGTCAGTGATGGGTCCTGGTCTGATGATCCGGAAGTTTTGCAAAGAGAGGTGGTTCatttcttcaaaaatattttttgctcTACTGAGCCTGTTGAGGTTAATTGCATGGGAAAAATTCCTATGCCATCTCTTAGCCAGGATGCTTGTGATAATTTGTCTAAACCAGTAACAATGTTGGAGGTTAAAAAAGCTTTGGATAATATGAGCTCGTTCAAAGCTCCTGGGCCGGAtggttttcaagttttttttttaaggaatatTGGGATGTGGTGGGTCATGAGGTGTGGCGTACTGTTCAGAAAGCATTCTTAGGGGAGACTTTAAGCCATTTTTTGTTggaaactttgattgttcttatcCCTAAATGCGACCCTCCAACTAGATTGAAGGATTTTCGGCCAATAAGTCTTTGTAATGTAATTTATAAGCTAGTGACTAAAGTGCTGGTTAATAGATTACGACATTTTTTGGATGAGATTGTTAGCCCAACTTAGGAAGGGTTTATACATGGTAGAGGAGCAcctgataatattattgtggCCCGAGAAGTTCTTCACTTTCTTAAGCGGACAAAGTCTAGAAAAGGAGCTATggcttttaagattgatttagaaaaggcttatgatagagttgATTGGAATTTTCTTGAGCACACTCTTGAATCTTTTGGCTTTCCTTCTTTAATTATTCGGCTTGTAATGAATTGTATTCAGACTTCAAATCTTTCCATCCTTTGTAATGGGAATAGATTGGACAGCTTCCAACCTCGCAGAGGGCTCAGGCAAGGAGATCCAATttctccttatttatttgttttgtgcGTGGAGAGATTGACATGCTTCATTTCCAAATAAGTTGACGAGGGTATTTGGGATGGTGTGGCTGTTTCTAGAGGAGGACCTAGAGTTTCTCACTTGATGTTTGTAGATAACCTCCTCCTTTTTTGTAAAGCGAAGAAAAATCAAGTTCAGAATGTTATGCATACCTTGGAGTTGTTCTGCAAAGCTTCAAGTATGAAGGTTAACATGAAAAATCTAAAGCTATTTGTTCTAGAAATATCTCTaatagaaggaaagaaatgtTGTCTGGTGTTTCTCATATTCTTTTTACTAGTGACCTAGGCAAATACTTGGGGGTGAACCTTAATCATCCTCGAGCTGCTAGGTCTATTTTTTCGGACTCTTTAGAGAAGATCAAGAATAGGCTAGCTAATTGGAGAGGTCGGCTCCTTAACAGAGCAGGCAGGCTTTGCTTAATTAAATCTGTTGCTTCTTCTCTTCCTATTTATCAGATGCAAGTGACTCTTTTTCCTACTTCGGTTTGTCAAAAGATTGATTCTGTGCTTAGAAAATTCTTGTGGAAGGGAAAGGTGGGGGAGCATTGCTTAAATTATGTCAAGTGGAGCAAAGTTGTCActccaagaaaatatggaggCTTGGGAATTAGAGATACTCAGTGTATAAATTTTACTTTATTAGGAAAGCTTGTTTGGCAATTACTGCATAATAAAGATAAACTTTGGGTAAGAATTATGTTGGCAAAATATTTATCTGGGAGGTCTTGCTTTTCACCCAATTTTTCTAATAATGTTTCAAGAACTTGGCGAGTGATTTATAAGACAATAAAAAAGCTTCGTGATGGTTTTGATTGGTGTACAGGCAGGATGTCTTAATCCTTTTGGTATCATGCTTGGCGACCATGTGGAACGCTAGCTCATTTGCTTTCTTTTGTGCACATCTCTGATTCTCACTTGAAGCTAGAAGATGTCTGGTACCATGGACATTAGCGGTGGGATATTCTTTGCACAATGATTCCGGAAGAAGTTAAACTTGATTTGATGCTCTTTGATCCTATCAAGCAGGCAGGAGATAAAACAGTTTGGTTTTGGACGAACTCAAATACTCTCACCTACTCGACTAAAAGCGGGTATGAATggctattgaagaagaaatttggctggaacgataatgaaaattggctttggctttggcgcttgAGAATACCGGAGAAGATAAAGTGTCTGCTCTGGCTTTGTCTCAACAACGGAGTTCCCACAGCTAGTTACCGGTTTCAAAGAGGTCTTGCTACTTCTGATTTTTGTCAGCGATGTTATCTTGCTCTAGAGGATATTAACCATTGCTTTAGGACTTGCCAAAAAGCTCGTCAGATTTGAATTATCTTAAATTTGGGAATGACCGCTGAGGACTCTAGTTTGGATTTTGTGTCTTGGATTCATTCTAACCTCAACAAAAATGAGTTTCTCTTTGCAGCGGCCTTTTGGTGGATTTCGAGGGATAGGAACAATGACATCTTCCATCAAGATGATCCATGGAGTAAGGAGAAAATTGTTCACTTAGTTCAACATGCTGCTCACGATTTCTCTAAGGTTGTTACCaaccaaaaacatattattccttcctctttgcaatataactgggaaccacctccaatgaatgTCTGTAAAGTGAACTGCGATGCAAGCGTTTTTGAAAATGGGCAATTAGCTGGTTTTGGATGTATTATTAGAGACAACATGGGAATTTGGATGAAAGGTTGTTCTGCCAGTATACCTCTTTCTAGTGTTCTCTCTTGTGAGCttcatgctatttggagagggcttgttatggcttgggattgcgagtataaagaggtcatatgtgaaactgataatcttgatgcgtttcttcttgtttcgcgaggcacaaccagcatgattacgaatgactctgatctgcttgacaaaatcaaagagatgcttCAGCACAATTGGACAGCTACTTTAATGCTCATCCAGCGTACAACAAACAGAGCGGCTAATTTAATGGCTAAGACTGCTGCTTTAAACAAGCAGGTGTACCTAGAGTGGTTACAGCCCCCTAATAACTTAGACATTAGACagattcaaaatttgattcactattttttgatcaaattaatttgtctgacctaattttgacaaaaataatataatttaagtgattatatatgttaaattttaattattaaaaatatctttaaaaaaagacgttttctgCGTCTTGATGGGAACATTTCTTTATTTGTATTAGGTGATTCTTTAATtcgttatgattttttttattttttttcataccGAAATTCAATTTTTGTAAGTCAAAATTAGTATAGTCtagttaaaaatttatattttatattttacattttttacctaattaataatttataagttaaaattaatattttttatttttttcacaccAAAATTTAATCTTTGTAAGTCAAAACTAGTATAATCTAGTTAAAAatctatattttatattttatattttttacttaTTAATAATTTATAAGTCAAAATTAATATAGTATGAGTTGAGTTAAATGtctgtattttgtattttgtaattTTACTAAACTAAATTTGTCTCTCATACTCTCATTAATGTGACAAAAATAAATGTTACTTTTTTTTACCTGAAATAAATGTTGCTTTGAATGTTCTTTCAATTTGATATGAAAACAAAGGTAGAATGCCCTTATTGAAAAAAAATGGCCAACAAAAACAAAGCTTATTTTACTTCGACGAAGACATTAAAAACTTCCAAGTTATAATTTTATGTAGACTAGCTAAAATTtggatcttttaaattttaaatttgtactttagagaataaagtgtgatcttttattCTTGAAtgatttctctctcatatttattcttagtctcacctataaaataaatgatgagaAATCACATTTTACTCTTTAAAgttaaattcaaactttagagaatcgAAATTCGAGTAGCCAATATGTTTCCACAAAAAAAGCTCAAGTTTCCACAAAAAAAGTCCAAATTTTTAGAGCCTTAGACAACAATCTAATTATATCTAATTAATTACCAGCAAAATAACGAAAAAGAGAATTCCTTGACTCTCATAATGCTGTTATGAATGACCTATCAGAGAAAGCACATTTTATACATGTGGCAGTTTTATAATGCACCACTTATTAACAACATCACATGATAATTTTGAGTGTAACACTTTGTTTAGATGCAAAATGAAAAAtgtaagaaaagaaaatagaagaaaagaaaatgaaaaggaagaaaataaaagaaaaagttgttttttttttatattgtttggatgaaaagaaagtaagaagaaatttttttttttgtttagatagAAGGAAAAGTAGGAAGANNNaaataataatattttttaaaatttatttttttattttctattaaatattataaattttgctTAATTTTAAGCATGGACATATTAATAATTTCACCTTTATTTTGGAACTTTAAGCAGATTTCTCCGCAAATTTGGAAAGAAAACTTGGATGTAGGCCTCACGtcattatttttcctttccaTCTAATTTCTATGCTgatccaataaaaaaaaaaaatttatttttcatcaatttttctttcttatgttttcttttcttctaattTCCATTGATCCAAACATAATGTAAATAACAAANNNNNNNNNNCCAAACAACACACAAAtaactttattatttttttaattttttctatttatttatttatttattttttattttctttcctacCTCCAAACAAACACGAAATATCTCTTGCTTGCTAACCACTTAGACACTATGCTACTAGTCTACTACAAAATAATAACACGTAAATGTAAACATCATAACACGGTTGAAAAAGACCCATATAGTGATTGGCTCATCTCTAATTTATTTGCCCAATCGTTATTTCTTTccccccttttattctttattcATAAACTTTTATCATTGACATTGTAAATTAGACCAGCAGAATTAGAAGCTAGAATTTGAACATTCTAAGCTAAACTTTAAGAATTCACCTACCGACTATTATTTTATTGCACCTCCATTTAGCTACGACTAcacattatttaatttattatattacaAATAGCCATCGCTTAACATCATCATATGTCAATTTAAATGCTTATTTGAGCCAGTCATTGTATGAACCATTCTTCTCTACAAAGAAAAAAACAATGGAGGGAAATTCAATACCAACAACTATGGCTATGAACCAGAATGGAGCACAGAGAGGAAGAGCATCATCAAGGGATACCCAAATGATTACAACAAAGGGAAACTGGGTTGAAGAGATGCGAGGTTCTCTAATGGTTGTAGCGACGGTTATTGCAACCCTAACTTTCCAAATTGCAATAAACCCCCCAGGGGGCGTTTGGCAACAGGACTCAAATAACCAACAGGGTTGTGCTTCTGGAAACACCTGCAAAGCTGGCACTTCTGTTTTGGCCACTTCCTCTCATGACAAAAACCAACGCTTGAAATACGAAATGTTCATACTCTTATGCACTGTTTCTTTCACTGCATCACAGACTGTGATTCTTTTTCTGCTTACTGGCTTTCAGCTGCGTAATAGGCTGGTCATGTGGTTGTTGATTCTTGTTATGTGCCTTTCGGTTATTTGCTTGGCTGGGGCTTATGTGATCTCCATTTGGATGGTCATGAAGCCACTTGACAAGTTGATTAACAAAATCACCTGGTATTATGCCTTGTTTTGGGTTGGATTGGTTGCTCTGCTTTGTCTCGCACTCTTGCTTCGCTTTCTCATCTGGCTGCTCAAGGCGTTCTTCCGGTTTTTATGTTGTTGCTAATGATCCTGAATC from Arachis ipaensis cultivar K30076 chromosome B09, Araip1.1, whole genome shotgun sequence includes these protein-coding regions:
- the LOC107615081 gene encoding uncharacterized protein LOC107615081 — its product is MEGNSIPTTMAMNQNGAQRGRASSRDTQMITTKGNWVEEMRGSLMVVATVIATLTFQIAINPPGGVWQQDSNNQQGCASGNTCKAGTSVLATSSHDKNQRLKYEMFILLCTVSFTASQTVILFLLTGFQLRNRLVMWLLILVMCLSVICLAGAYVISIWMVMKPLDKLINKITWYYALFWVGLVALLCLALLLRFLIWLLKAFFRFLCCC